AGTGTAACAGTTCTAATAGCACATTTTACATGACACCAAACGTAAATGAAATTAATTACATATAACAGAACATAACTAAATTAACATTATCATATTCCCTAACATTTGCTCCTTTTCTAAATTTCTTTTTCTGTATCTCTATATAAATCGGAACCTTATCGAACCATTTGTATGGATACTCTAATTTTTGGTTTCATTGTGATCATATCAAAATCTGCCTTGACCTACCACAACTTTACAAAAGTTGAAAAAACTCAGATGTCAAATGTTACATATTTCTTGGTTTGTGTGCTATTCTAATAGTTGAGAATGACTCCTAAAGGTAGATGCCTCTTAAATCTTAATCAAAGATAAAGATTTAGAAGGAACCATATATACAAAAACTACAAACTAGAATAGAAATGTTTTTGGGCAGACAGTTTATTTGAATTGCTTCAATTTAACTCGTGCAAGTGACTAAACAAACAGAAGAAGCAAACAAAAGATGAAAATCTTGATAATAAAATAAAGTTAATGCAACCCTTACTTGTTCAAGTGTATGCTGAGCAAGATCAGTTGTTGATATCATAACTCCAGCAGCAAACGAACCCAACTCTAAACTTAGACCGAGCTTATCACTTGACTGAAATTAGATAGATAATACGGTAAGATACATAATGCATCGCAACCCCATGGATAAGTTATTAGAAAACATCAGACATTATGTGGAAACACGAACCCAGGCCACTAAAAGACAAAACGCAACAGATGCCAATTGATAGAGTTCATTAGTCTGCACGAATAATTAGAAAAagataaatacaataacaatataatATAGTGAAATCACAGCATGCATTAGATCACTTATAACTTGCAAAACATTGAATGATTTTGTACCTGTGAGGAGAGGCTAATCATCAATTTAAGGAACCAAGGCAAGCCAGTCCGTGATAACACTGATAACACGGCCAAAAATGCAATCAACGCCACCAGCCTGACTAACTAAGAATCAGTATATGCTGAAATCAACAGAAATATCTGATATTCATATAGTAAATCcattataaaaattacaattttgcaTTTTAAGTCACTAAAATGAAATTATGTTTTCCCCAAACCAACAATTAAGATTAACATCTAGCATAGTCAAGTATATTagtacgcaaaaaaaaaaaaaagtaatagaaaaaaaaacctaaaattatAGAATATCAATAACTTACGATTTAGTCATGGATATTACTCCTTGTAGTATACCCGAAGTTCCACCAAGGACTGGAAGAAGAGCAAACAATAAACCCACTGCACAATCCTATAAAAAACAGTACAGTAGAAATCTTAAAATGATCAAGAGCATAATACTGGCTTAAACTGTAGTTGTTAATGTCACATAAAAATATTGTAACATAAAATTGAATGATGACTCGTTGAATCAAGGTCAAGAGAAATAAACTAATGCACCTGTAAGATGAGGGTCCCAATAGTAACTTGCCCATGCAGAGCGTTAACACTATTCTTCTCCATCAAAAATTTCAGCACCTGCATTAtattttttgcaaaaaaaaaaaaaaacagatattAACATGTCACGAGACTAAAGGTTTAAGAGTTGAACCAAAGAACCGTTGCGTTGACTAACCACTGCGGTTGAAGACATTGAAAGAAGCACGCCAACAAACACACCTTCGGAAGGTTTACCGCCACATAACTGTAAACGCCATCAAATTCAATACAATAGACATGTAATGTATTATTCAATACAATGGATACATTTCAAAAACCTATCTAAATATATAAACCAATATAATTTTAACATGCCCCCTGCAAGATATAGGGAGCAAAATGTGTATTCATTGACTTACAGAAGCTGTAATTCCACATATGCACATAAATAGGAAACTTTGAAGGAGTCCTCCCAAAACAGCAACAGCCCGAACAACTTTTAGCTaaagaataaaaataaaataaataaattagtcTCTCACACAACTTATTACATGAATAAAGTCACAAGGTGTGATACATTATCAGTTAATACTCAACCTTTGCCATGGAGAACTCGAGCCCTAAAGCAAAAAGGAGAAAAATTACACCAAACTGTGCTACAGTCTCTACCTACACATGAACAAACGATTTTTGACTATCTACTTAACAAATATATTAGTATCATATATGTAGAAATGTTAAATATTAAGAGACGTACTTGGACTAATTCACTGACTACATCCAGCCCACCAGGCCCGACAAGAGATCCGGATAGCAAATATCCAGTTATAACCTGTTAAAGCAAAACAGCAATATAAGTCATTAGTCATGTCAATATACAAAATGTAAcgaagattttcatatttatagaaAGATAAAGAAAAAGCTAGAATTTGTGAGTGTTCATACTGGCTGTCCTGCACAGGCGAATGCAATGCCGCCACAAGTGGCAGATACAATGACAACTACAAGATCGGAGATTAGCCTGCAAAGTCAACGCATATAAATAGCATGAATGATACAGTAATGTTGCTTTTGTAGTATAATATAGATACAAAGATGTCCATCTGGTAGAATATTTACCTCAAGTCTAACTGTAGCACTGGATACTTTGACTTAAAATTGGAAATTATAAAAACATTATCCTGAAAAGAGTATATGATATATTAACACAGGGAACCAAGTGAGTTATGTGACAGTTCACACTTAAAATCGTACTTTTCTGTCAATTAGTGTTGGTGTTTCTTCTGCTCCATTATCGTTATCCATATTGAAAACATGATGAAGTTGGAAGGATCTACAAATATTGTTTTAGTACGAATTAAGAGTCAGcacgaaaaagaaagaaaaaagaaacaTAAAACAGAATACTTTGTTTGGGACATTATGTTAACATGAACATCTTAGATTTGATAGAGTGATAAGAGTCCGTACTTGTCATCCTTTGTCTCGTTTTTCTTGGACTTGACCCTAGCTACAGTTTCCAATACAGCCTGGTAGAAACAAATGTATTGTAAACAAAATCAGCAAGCAAAAAACGCATGCTTCATGTAACATATCAAGAAATAAAACAAACGAAAGACTGAACCTAAGGAAAGAAATTTGATGTCTTTAGTAATTACATGAAATAAAAAGTAGTTAATGGACTTTTTTCACCATCAAATTAACACAACTAATGGATGAACCTCATTAATCGAAAAATCAACTTTACAACAATCTAAATTGGAAGTGTAATTTCATGTTACCTTCTACATAACATATTCCTTATTATGCTGAAATGGCACGAGAAACACTAAAAAAGTACATTCATGATTCGTTCATCTAAGGCTATTTAAAAACCAAAACACTAACCTGTTGCCCAGCAACACTGTTATTGAAGCTGCCTGCATCATTTTCTGCAAATTCAACGCATTTGCAGATATTAAAAATCAAGAAACAAACATCAAAGCTTCAAGCTTTTTGTTTTCATATTTGTATGTGTAATTGTGAGAAGCAAGGTTACGCATCGGCCAAGTAAgacaaatatttaaatttcatagcCATGCAGTTTCATGTATTCTAAATCTGTACAGAGTTCAACCCTTGACTAGTGAATTAGAGAAGGAATTCGTAACAAATTGCCGAGATGTTTTAGATAAAAAATGATTACAGAAGATAATAACTTTAAGTATAAGCATCACTATCATCGTACAAAGTTCAATCCTTGACCAGTGATAAAAGACAGCATTAGTAACGAGTTGAAAAGATTTTTCAGATACACAAAGATTACAGAAGATAATAACATCATATATAAGCTCACTATCATCCAAAATGATATTTCACTGTTTTGGCTCTAACAAAATGTCACAATATCGACTTCAATAGTTCAATCAAAGTCTAGGAAATAATTATGATCTAGTACTACATTTTAACGTCAATATTTCTATAGCTATGGCATCATTTTCCATTTAGATTTCATAAATGGATTATTATTCGGGAACGATTAAAGTTCAATCACATCTATTTAATTGTATATGTATGTTTTACCAAGGATTAGAATATCACTACTTCTTCATTCCATTCTCGATATGATCTCACTTCTGGTATACTCATTTAAGTGAGCCCAAAAGAAAATATAAACCGTGAAAATAAATAACAACCAGCCTGATTAGACATTTTTCAATAAGATAAAGCTATTAAATCGTTGAAATATATGGATTCTTCAGTATCACAGTCAATACTTGCCAAATTCCTAACGAATTAGACTTATATCTTGATGTCATGCATGATTCTTCACAGGATAGAAAATAGAAGCATCCAGGTACATTAAAATTCGAAACCAAGTACCAAACACAACGCATTACTTGGGTGTTATATACTTATATTTGGAAAAAATGAAGGCACACAAAAAGGGTAGCTTATATAAtttcaaaaattaaaattaaaaagatACATAATTTTCAGTTGAGTAGGTTACCAAGTCACTTAAACTTGAATTTAAAAACCTCTACCATTGTAATGCTTCATATTCAAGCAAAATACTTACATTGGAACTgtaatgattattataattattattataattataataataataacaacattgtcTAAATCTAAAGCTACTTAATAGATCCTTAAGAAAATGTTGTTCAGTCCTTCAAATCGAAAGGGTCAACATAAGTCAACATTTACACTTCAGAAGTAAGGATCTCCATAGCAAGCAACAATGTAAGTAAACAATCAAttttaaaatataaaccctaagagtttcaatttcaatttcaattattATGATAACTTTATAAGAATTCATGTCGCCTGATAACCAAAATCACACATTCTAAAAACTTAATTAAACTCAGCATCATTAGAtctaattaatatataatcaattaACAACAACCTTCAGTCTGGTCACTCTCAGTGAACTCTTTCTCGAGAGCACGATCGATCAT
The window above is part of the Rutidosis leptorrhynchoides isolate AG116_Rl617_1_P2 chromosome 1, CSIRO_AGI_Rlap_v1, whole genome shotgun sequence genome. Proteins encoded here:
- the LOC139860258 gene encoding K(+) efflux antiporter 4-like codes for the protein MNRDHLRRRSLISLLLLLSFSSAVISDTDQQQQPEQHLEEITDGFVVNATVNGSAATDRDRSFAGMIDRALEKEFTESDQTEENDAGSFNNSVAGQQAVLETVARVKSKKNETKDDKSFQLHHVFNMDNDNGAEETPTLIDRKDNVFIISNFKSKYPVLQLDLRLISDLVVVIVSATCGGIAFACAGQPVITGYLLSGSLVGPGGLDVVSELVQVETVAQFGVIFLLFALGLEFSMAKLKVVRAVAVLGGLLQSFLFMCICGITASLCGGKPSEGVFVGVLLSMSSTAVVLKFLMEKNSVNALHGQVTIGTLILQDCAVGLLFALLPVLGGTSGILQGVISMTKSLVALIAFLAVLSVLSRTGLPWFLKLMISLSSQTNELYQLASVAFCLLVAWSSDKLGLSLELGSFAAGVMISTTDLAQHTLEQVEPIRNFFAALFLASIGMLIHVHFLWNHIDILLASVLLVVIAKTIVISIVVKGFGYNNKTSVLVGMSLAQIGEFAFVLLSRASNLHLVEGKLYMLLLGTTALSLVTTPLLFKIIPAVVHLGVLLRWFTPDSQTEMSFKVDGLRSDSGKQRIALIAKDVL